The DNA window TGAGGCGAGGATAGGAGGGGTGGCAGCATCCCGCAGACTGGCTGTGTTATGTTGTGTGCTGGTATTGTATGGGATAGTGGCGGCTTTTGGTTTTGGTTTTTTGTATGCTGTGTCAGACATCGTGCTGTTTCATCGTTATGAAGCCTGGCAGAGCTTTAAGGCACTGAGTTATGATCTCAACTTCGGCATATTTATGTTTTACCTGCTGATACTGACTTTCAATGGTATCATCTATTATTATTCAGCATGGAAGGAATATCAGGTGCAGGCGGAAAGGCTGATGCGGGAGAATATACAGGCCAGGTATGATGCCCTGCGCAACCAGATAGATCCGCATTTCTTTTTTAACTCGCTGAGTGTGCTCACCAACCTGGTGTACAAAAGCCCTGACCTGTCGGCAGATTATATTACACAGCTGGCCAAAACCTATCGTTACATCTTAGATAAGAAGTTCGAAAACCTGGTGACGGTACAAACAGAGCTGGACTTTCTGGAGTCATATCTGTTTCTGATGCACATACGTCATCAGCAGAGCATACAGTTTGAAGTTGAAGTAGAGGAGAAGATACGCAGCAAAGGGATGATCCCGCCGGTATCCCTGCAATTGCTGATAGAGAATGCCATCAAACATAACCGTTTTTCTGCCAACGATCCGCTGATTATCAGTGTAAAGAATGAAGATGGTTGCCTGGTAGTATCCAATCCTGTCCGCAGGAAAACGGGTGCTGAGTTGTCATCCGGGATAGGGCTCGAGAATATTCAGAAGAGATATGCGCTGATCAGCGACCGTGGAATTGAGATACAACAGTCTGATGAAATGTTTATTGTAAAAATACCCATTATTACTGTCACATGAAGATTGTCATATTTGAAGATGAAATGCATAATGCCGAACGCCTGAAACAGTTGCTGCATAAGTATGATCCGGGCATAGAAGTAGTGGCTGTTATTGAGTCGGTAGCAGAAGGACTGAAATGGCTGGAACAGGGCATTGGTGCAGATTTGATGATGATGGACATACAATTGTCTGATGGGAACTGTTTTGAGATATTCAGTAAAATGAAGGTGTCTACGCCGGTCATCTTCACGACGGCTTATGATGGTTTTGCCTTACAGGCTTTTAAGGTAAACAGTATCGATTACCTGATGAAGCCTATTGACCCCGACGAGTTAAAACGGGCCTTGCAGAAATATGAACATTTCCGGCCAGCGGCAGCGAGTGCCATTAGTATTGAAAAGATTGCGGAAGAGTTTATGCGCCGCAACAGTACCCGTTTTATCGGTAAGATCAACAATCAGCTGGTATATGTGAAAGCACAGGATATTGCTTATCTGCATTTTACCAAAGGTATGACGGTAGCTACTACGGTAACGAATCAACGTTTACCGCTGGACTATTCATTGGATCAGATTGAGAAGATGCTGGACCGGAATGTCTTTTTCCGGATCAACCGGCAGTTTATCATACACATCGATGCCATCAAAAAAATCACCACTTATTATAATAGCAGATTAATACTTCAATTAGCACCTTATGTTGATACTGATGTTATTATTAGCCGTGAGAGGGTGGCGGAATTCAAGAGCTGGCTGGAAGGCAAAAGCTGAAGCCACCAAACGATGAATGCCTGTATAACTGGCTGTTTGCAGCAAGTAATCTAGATCTTATTTTGTGAATGAGGGCCCGGCTTTTTCATTAATTTGCTGTCACAACCCAAAAAAAATGAAAAAGCTATCCCTGTATTGTTGTTTAACAATTGTATTCCTATGTAGTGCTATGCCATTTGTTTTTGCCAGCGGACCGGAGCTATATGTTGGTTCTGTTACTTTCCCTGCTGGTTTTGCAGTAGGCGATTATGTTGAATTTCTGAGGACAAGTCCGTCCAATGCAGGCGCTTCCGGCAATTATGAGATCTCTATTTCGTATACCCGTGGTAATATTGCGGCGGGGGCTACTTTTCTCGTGAATGTTACCCATTCTAATCCGGATATATGGAGGGAAGCCGGCCGTATCAGTAAAGCGGGGTACACCACAAGTGCTGTTGAAAATTTTGTGGTAGATGTTAATTCTCAGTATGGATATGTCCGTTTCCGTTTGAGGGCCATCAATACCTATGGCGTGCCGGAATCTCCTATAGGGGTGGATGTTAAGGTAAGGTCTATCAACTCGACAGATAGCTGGGCAGCGATGGATGTAAGAGGAAATAGTACTGCTCCGCTGGGGTTGATGCCGATGACCAACGAATGGAATCTGTTTGTAGGGAATCCGTTTACGGCTGCTTCCGCTGCTGTGGCCATTACCGCAACGATGGACGGCAATGTAGGTATCGGTACCCGTACTCCTCAGTCCAAATTGGCTGTAGCCGGTACACTC is part of the Chitinophaga flava genome and encodes:
- a CDS encoding sensor histidine kinase, yielding MNFQENEPLFSSKVFLYLSRILVLFTFSIIFKSFDHTFVNDLRVMDLRGWMFSLFYVAFGLLVWEGAVWLTRMIEARIGGVAASRRLAVLCCVLVLYGIVAAFGFGFLYAVSDIVLFHRYEAWQSFKALSYDLNFGIFMFYLLILTFNGIIYYYSAWKEYQVQAERLMRENIQARYDALRNQIDPHFFFNSLSVLTNLVYKSPDLSADYITQLAKTYRYILDKKFENLVTVQTELDFLESYLFLMHIRHQQSIQFEVEVEEKIRSKGMIPPVSLQLLIENAIKHNRFSANDPLIISVKNEDGCLVVSNPVRRKTGAELSSGIGLENIQKRYALISDRGIEIQQSDEMFIVKIPIITVT
- a CDS encoding LytR/AlgR family response regulator transcription factor, encoding MKIVIFEDEMHNAERLKQLLHKYDPGIEVVAVIESVAEGLKWLEQGIGADLMMMDIQLSDGNCFEIFSKMKVSTPVIFTTAYDGFALQAFKVNSIDYLMKPIDPDELKRALQKYEHFRPAAASAISIEKIAEEFMRRNSTRFIGKINNQLVYVKAQDIAYLHFTKGMTVATTVTNQRLPLDYSLDQIEKMLDRNVFFRINRQFIIHIDAIKKITTYYNSRLILQLAPYVDTDVIISRERVAEFKSWLEGKS